In the genome of Opitutia bacterium KCR 482, one region contains:
- a CDS encoding alpha/beta hydrolase: MKNTYLKPLFAAFAAALACLSADAETVALWGDGQMQGRSAQTDTLNKRNMFNGIKTPALELFLAKSDKPNGLVVIAPGGGYQILAYPHEGVQIAEWLNKCGISAAVLKYRVPDFPAEALADIQRAIRLVRANAKAWNVDPDKIGVMGFSAGANLCARVSTNYGKDAYAPVDDADKLSARPDATCLIYPAYCDRQGFDRRWNNAKFDFDADIQTLYSPAENLGVDKNTPPVFIAQSLDDKNYINSGIAYFLAAKRAGIKANLHVFEAGGHGYGLAAKSGGLHADWPMLAEKWFAARGFSNK, translated from the coding sequence ATGAAAAATACATATCTGAAACCGCTCTTTGCGGCGTTTGCCGCCGCCCTCGCATGCCTTTCCGCCGACGCCGAAACCGTCGCGCTTTGGGGCGACGGGCAAATGCAGGGACGCTCCGCGCAGACGGACACCCTCAACAAGCGCAACATGTTCAACGGCATAAAAACCCCCGCGCTCGAACTCTTTTTGGCGAAGTCCGACAAGCCGAACGGGCTGGTCGTGATTGCTCCTGGGGGCGGATACCAAATTCTCGCATACCCGCACGAGGGCGTTCAGATTGCCGAATGGCTCAACAAATGCGGAATTTCCGCGGCGGTTCTCAAATACAGAGTGCCCGACTTCCCCGCTGAGGCTCTCGCCGACATTCAGCGGGCGATAAGGCTCGTCCGCGCGAACGCGAAAGCGTGGAATGTCGACCCCGACAAAATCGGCGTAATGGGCTTTTCTGCGGGCGCAAACCTCTGCGCGCGCGTGTCCACAAACTACGGGAAAGACGCCTACGCGCCCGTGGACGACGCCGACAAGCTCTCCGCGCGCCCCGATGCCACATGCCTGATTTACCCTGCATACTGCGACAGGCAGGGCTTCGACAGACGCTGGAACAACGCAAAGTTCGACTTCGACGCCGACATTCAAACCCTCTACTCGCCCGCCGAAAACCTCGGCGTAGACAAAAACACGCCGCCCGTTTTCATAGCGCAGTCGCTCGACGACAAAAACTACATCAATTCGGGGATAGCGTATTTTCTCGCGGCAAAACGCGCGGGGATAAAGGCGAACCTGCACGTTTTCGAAGCGGGCGGGCACGGCTACGGGCTTGCGGCGAAAAGCGGAGGACTCCACGCCGACTGGCCCATGCTCGCCGAAAAATGGTTCGCCGCGAGGGGATTTTCAAACAAATAA
- the rpsU gene encoding 30S ribosomal protein S21 → MSVEVKLRKGEAMEKALRRLKKKLDREGVIRDVRQKRYYEKPCEIKRRKNKVAAFNNMLRQRYENR, encoded by the coding sequence ATGTCAGTAGAAGTTAAATTGCGCAAGGGTGAAGCAATGGAGAAGGCTCTCCGCCGTCTCAAAAAGAAGCTCGACCGCGAAGGCGTCATTCGCGACGTCCGCCAGAAGCGCTACTACGAAAAACCCTGCGAAATCAAACGTCGCAAGAACAAAGTTGCCGCCTTCAACAATATGCTCCGCCAGCGTTACGAAAACCGCTAA
- a CDS encoding methyltransferase domain-containing protein produces MEADAVKSYFERAEVVADYARAVDEVGLWKSEEAVICALVPKDAAVLELGCGAGRIGINLARRGYTNVLSTDFSENMVKIAEAIGARDGLKMSFAVCDATAPALPDESFDAAIFGFNGLMQIPKSENRETAAREIFRVLKSGGIFVFTTHDREVSAHRRYWESEEKQWAHGVQDPRLDDFGDIYYKGEHGNIFIHSPSKDEVAEMLERAGFETLFAKRRSEIAQENASVEEFSDDCIFWAAKKPAPQKIL; encoded by the coding sequence ATGGAAGCGGACGCGGTAAAATCGTACTTCGAGCGGGCGGAGGTTGTTGCCGACTACGCGCGGGCTGTGGACGAAGTGGGGCTTTGGAAGTCAGAGGAAGCGGTAATCTGCGCCCTTGTGCCGAAAGACGCCGCCGTGCTCGAACTCGGCTGCGGCGCGGGGCGCATAGGCATAAACCTCGCGCGGCGCGGATACACAAACGTGCTCTCGACCGACTTCTCCGAAAACATGGTGAAAATCGCCGAGGCAATCGGCGCGCGCGACGGGCTGAAAATGTCGTTTGCAGTCTGCGACGCAACCGCGCCCGCCCTGCCCGACGAATCGTTCGACGCCGCAATTTTCGGCTTCAACGGGCTTATGCAGATTCCGAAATCGGAAAACAGGGAAACCGCCGCGCGCGAAATTTTCAGGGTTTTGAAGTCGGGCGGAATCTTCGTGTTCACCACGCACGACCGCGAAGTGTCGGCGCACCGCCGCTACTGGGAATCGGAGGAAAAGCAGTGGGCGCACGGCGTCCAGGACCCGCGCCTCGACGACTTCGGCGACATCTACTACAAGGGGGAGCACGGGAACATTTTCATACATTCGCCGTCAAAAGACGAAGTGGCTGAAATGCTCGAACGCGCGGGCTTCGAAACGCTCTTCGCAAAACGCCGCTCGGAAATCGCGCAGGAAAACGCTTCCGTGGAGGAGTTTTCCGACGATTGCATATTCTGGGCGGCGAAAAAACCCGCGCCCCAAAAAATTTTATGA
- the ribD gene encoding bifunctional diaminohydroxyphosphoribosylaminopyrimidine deaminase/5-amino-6-(5-phosphoribosylamino)uracil reductase RibD, translated as MATSAKPDAFYMRRALELAKRAWGDTAPNPMVGAVLVKNGEIIGEGWHTRDGMPHAEIECLRNAKAPPDGATLYVSLEPCSTRGRTGACTEAIIKAGIAEVKIGTLDPNPAHAGRALPILRAAGIKCESGILEGKCRGLNFIFNHAITHSEPLVALKYAVSADGKIAERRGVRTQITNEASRANMMVWRRLFSSIAVGRGTLESDNPSLTARGLPDGDHCAERLVFDASLNIARHADPKNFALFSDKFANKTRIVCGAEASEERAETLGKLGLRIFKIAAAAGTPKFWEKLKEKLFAERITSLYIEGGAGLIKSVCDARAADFAFEYRATKTIGDGGLPAFENGERPFDIDGKTLALDGDTLTFGEIKWKRTR; from the coding sequence ATGGCGACCTCCGCAAAACCCGACGCATTCTACATGCGCCGCGCCCTCGAACTCGCGAAACGCGCGTGGGGCGACACCGCGCCCAACCCGATGGTGGGGGCGGTGCTCGTCAAAAACGGCGAAATAATCGGCGAGGGCTGGCACACGCGCGACGGCATGCCGCACGCGGAAATAGAGTGCCTGCGCAACGCAAAAGCCCCGCCCGACGGCGCAACGCTCTATGTTTCGCTCGAACCGTGCTCCACGCGCGGGCGCACGGGCGCATGCACCGAAGCCATAATCAAAGCGGGAATAGCCGAAGTGAAAATCGGAACTCTCGATCCCAACCCCGCCCACGCGGGACGCGCCCTGCCCATTCTCCGCGCGGCGGGCATAAAGTGCGAGTCGGGAATTTTGGAGGGCAAATGCCGCGGGCTAAATTTCATCTTCAACCACGCCATTACGCACTCCGAGCCGCTTGTCGCGCTAAAATACGCGGTGTCGGCGGACGGGAAAATAGCGGAAAGGCGCGGAGTTCGCACGCAAATTACAAACGAAGCGTCCCGCGCAAACATGATGGTGTGGCGCAGGCTGTTTTCGTCGATTGCCGTGGGGCGCGGCACGCTCGAATCGGACAATCCGTCGCTTACTGCACGGGGGCTTCCCGACGGCGACCACTGCGCGGAAAGGCTTGTCTTCGACGCGTCGCTCAACATCGCGCGGCACGCCGACCCTAAAAACTTCGCGCTGTTCTCCGACAAATTCGCAAACAAAACGCGAATCGTCTGCGGCGCGGAGGCGTCGGAGGAACGCGCCGAAACGCTCGGAAAACTGGGGCTTCGGATTTTCAAAATAGCCGCGGCGGCGGGAACGCCCAAATTTTGGGAAAAGCTAAAAGAAAAGCTTTTCGCCGAGCGCATAACGTCGCTTTACATAGAGGGCGGCGCGGGACTGATTAAGTCGGTCTGCGACGCGCGGGCGGCGGACTTCGCGTTCGAATACCGCGCGACGAAAACAATAGGAGACGGCGGGCTGCCCGCTTTCGAAAACGGCGAAAGGCCGTTCGACATCGACGGCAAAACGCTTGCGCTCGACGGCGACACACTCACATTCGGGGAAATAAAATGGAAGCGGACGCGGTAA
- a CDS encoding thymidylate synthase gives MKEYLNLLKLVMENGSERSDRTGVGTIGVFGAQARFDLRESFPLLTTKKLHTRSIIYELLWFLRGDTNIKFLNENRVSIWDEWADKDGNLGRVYGAQWRDWRAPDGRHIDQIKNLVEGIRKDPFGRRHIVSAWNPGELDKMALPPCHALFQLYVSPDGGLSCQLYQRSADLFLGVPFNIASYALLTMMVAQVCGLKPREFVHTFGDLHIYKNHLDQVREQLSREPRALPKMKLNPDRRELDEFVYEDFTLEGYDPHPTIKAPIAV, from the coding sequence ATGAAAGAATATTTGAACCTTTTGAAACTCGTAATGGAAAACGGCTCCGAACGCTCCGACAGAACGGGCGTCGGCACAATCGGCGTGTTCGGGGCGCAGGCGCGCTTCGACCTCCGCGAATCCTTTCCGCTTCTTACGACAAAAAAACTCCACACCCGCTCGATTATCTACGAGCTGCTCTGGTTTCTGCGCGGCGACACCAACATCAAATTTCTGAACGAAAACCGCGTCTCGATTTGGGACGAATGGGCCGACAAAGACGGCAACCTCGGCCGCGTTTACGGCGCCCAGTGGCGCGACTGGCGCGCTCCCGACGGCAGGCATATCGACCAAATCAAAAACCTCGTCGAGGGAATCCGCAAAGACCCCTTCGGGCGCAGGCACATCGTAAGCGCGTGGAACCCCGGCGAGCTTGACAAAATGGCGCTTCCCCCCTGCCACGCGCTCTTCCAGCTCTACGTTTCGCCCGACGGCGGGCTGAGCTGCCAGCTCTACCAGCGCAGTGCCGACCTCTTCCTCGGCGTTCCGTTCAACATCGCCTCCTACGCGCTCCTCACGATGATGGTGGCGCAGGTCTGCGGGCTGAAACCGCGCGAGTTTGTCCACACTTTCGGCGACCTCCACATTTACAAAAACCACCTCGACCAAGTCCGCGAACAGCTCTCGCGCGAGCCCCGCGCGCTTCCCAAAATGAAGCTCAACCCCGACCGCCGCGAGCTTGACGAATTCGTATACGAAGACTTCACCCTCGAAGGCTACGACCCGCACCCGACAATCAAAGCCCCCATTGCCGTATGA
- a CDS encoding MBL fold metallo-hydrolase: protein MNITTYELGQLGTNSYLLYPDNTNLAILVDAPLDAAEEIPARLDADGKKLAAILLTHGHWDHLWDAGALQKRTDAKLYAGAIGRELVESPEFQQKNFYAQSDFDAAKIDVPVKDGDTLDIAGLKIKCFEAEGHCPGSIVYYTDDGEHKYLFAGDVLFSGSVGRSDLWGGDFSKLEKAIKTRIYTLPDETIVLPGHGEATTVEIEKRSNPYVSE, encoded by the coding sequence ATGAACATCACCACATACGAACTCGGTCAGCTGGGCACAAACAGCTACCTGCTGTACCCCGACAACACCAACCTTGCGATTCTTGTCGACGCGCCGCTCGACGCCGCCGAGGAAATCCCCGCGCGGCTCGACGCCGACGGCAAAAAGCTTGCGGCAATCCTTTTGACGCACGGGCACTGGGACCATCTTTGGGACGCTGGCGCGCTCCAAAAGCGCACCGACGCAAAGCTCTACGCGGGCGCAATCGGGCGCGAGCTTGTGGAAAGCCCCGAATTCCAGCAAAAGAACTTCTACGCGCAGTCCGACTTCGACGCCGCGAAAATCGACGTTCCCGTAAAGGACGGCGACACGCTCGACATCGCGGGGCTTAAAATAAAATGCTTCGAAGCCGAGGGGCACTGCCCTGGGAGCATTGTCTACTACACCGACGACGGCGAGCACAAATACCTCTTCGCGGGAGACGTCCTCTTTTCGGGAAGCGTCGGACGCTCCGACCTCTGGGGCGGCGATTTTTCGAAGCTCGAAAAGGCGATAAAAACGCGCATCTACACGCTCCCCGACGAAACGATTGTCCTTCCCGGGCACGGAGAGGCTACGACCGTCGAGATTGAAAAACGCTCCAATCCCTACGTTTCCGAATAA
- a CDS encoding alpha/beta hydrolase codes for MKKYLNTIISAALAFAAANAYAAPQKTVEIWDGVKMAGEAKPYKGKKTNDNNVWYSVQAPVLDLYLLESDKPRGFVIVCPGGAYYALCIGHEGEKIAKFLNKKGYSAAVLKYRIPNNFDGALMDAQRAVRIARANAKAWNIKPDKIAIMGFSAGASLAARASTNYGKKLYAPVDDADRLSARPDATCLIYPAYCSQPEKDRRFKKGGAKDGDSYDARYKIADWNVVDKNTPPAFITQTQFDPYVDASIAYYLALKEAKVPAQLHMLPVGKHGYQDKKVFEMYADWLKSNGF; via the coding sequence ATGAAAAAATATCTTAATACAATAATTTCCGCGGCACTTGCTTTCGCCGCGGCAAACGCATACGCCGCCCCGCAAAAGACGGTCGAAATCTGGGACGGCGTAAAAATGGCGGGCGAGGCAAAGCCCTACAAGGGCAAAAAGACAAACGACAACAACGTCTGGTACTCGGTTCAAGCCCCCGTGCTCGACCTCTACCTGCTTGAATCCGACAAGCCCAGAGGCTTTGTAATCGTATGCCCGGGGGGCGCGTACTATGCTTTGTGCATAGGGCACGAGGGCGAAAAAATCGCGAAGTTCCTCAACAAAAAAGGCTATTCGGCGGCGGTTTTGAAATACCGCATTCCGAACAATTTCGACGGCGCTCTAATGGACGCCCAACGCGCGGTAAGAATCGCGAGGGCTAACGCAAAGGCGTGGAACATCAAGCCCGACAAAATCGCGATAATGGGTTTTTCGGCGGGCGCAAGCCTCGCCGCGCGCGCGTCCACAAACTACGGCAAAAAGCTCTACGCGCCCGTGGACGACGCCGACAGGCTCTCCGCGCGTCCCGACGCAACCTGCCTGATTTACCCCGCCTACTGCTCGCAGCCCGAAAAAGACCGCCGCTTCAAAAAAGGCGGCGCGAAAGACGGCGACTCCTACGACGCGCGCTACAAAATTGCCGACTGGAACGTTGTCGACAAAAACACGCCGCCCGCATTCATCACCCAAACGCAGTTCGACCCCTACGTAGACGCGTCCATCGCCTACTACCTCGCGCTCAAAGAGGCGAAAGTTCCCGCGCAGCTGCACATGCTGCCCGTCGGCAAGCACGGCTATCAGGACAAAAAAGTTTTCGAAATGTACGCCGATTGGCTGAAATCCAACGGATTTTAA